A window of Gimesia sp. genomic DNA:
GTTGGTGAACGCAACTAGTTTAACAGTCGAGAATTATCTAAAAGCGATCCTGCAGATCAGTCTCCAGTCCGGTTCGGAATGGATCAGCACAGGGGAACTGGCCCGTTATATGGACGTCGCCCCCGGAACCGTCACCAGCATGCTCAAAACTCTCAAGCAGTCCAAGCTGGTGGAGTATCGACCCTACGAAGGAGCCAGCCTGACTGAGGCTGGTAAGCATTCCGCGATTCGCGTCCTCAGACGACACCGTCTGATCGAACTGTTCCTGTTTCAGACATTGAAGCTGACATGGGATCAGATCCATGCGGAAGCCGAAAACATGGAGCACGCGGTCAGCGACTTTCTCGTGGACCATATCGACGAATATCTGGGCTTCCCGGAAGCCGATCCTCACGGCGATCCTATTCCGTCAATCGACGGTCGGATGCGGCGGGCCTATCCGAACCTGACTACCCTGGCGGCGTGTCAACCTGGTACACACGTCAAGATCGTTCAGGTCACCGATCAGGAAACTGAGTTTTTACGTTTTCTCTCCCGCTCCGGGTTACAGCTCGGATCGCAGGGAGTCGTCAAAGAGAAAAACAGCGAGGCAGGTATTGTTGTCTCGGAATGGAACGGACAGATGCTCTCCATGGGAGTCCATGTTGCTGAGAACGTCAAAGTTGTTCCTGTGGAAGCAGCTTAATTGGAATCAGGCTGCTGGTGCTAACAGAAACTGAGTGAACGACTGGCTGACACAGTGCAGGCCGGTTCACACTGCTGAAGAAAGAGAAGAAATTGAGTCACCTTACCTACGAAAACCCTTTAATCAGTCGTTATGCTTCGAAGGAAATGAGTCAAATCTGGTCGGCTCAGAAAAAGCACTCCACCTGGCGGCGTCTGTGGGTGGCCCTGGCGGAATCACAACACGAAATGGGATTGCCCGTCACCCGGGAGCAGGTCGAATCTCTGAGGTCCGCCATCGATGACATCGATTTCGAACTGGCAGCGAAAGCAGAAAAAGATCTGCGACACGACGTGATGGCGCACGTGCATACCTACGGCGAACGCTGTCCGGATGCCAAAGCGATCATTCACCTGGGAGCTACCAGTTGTTTCGTTACCGATAACAGCGAACTGGTTATGATTCGCGAAAGTCTGGAGCAGGTTCGCAAGCGGCTCGTCGCTGTCATTGATCAACTGGCAAAGTTTGCCGCCGAATACCGGGACCTGCCCTGCCTTGGATTTACCCACCTCCAGCCTGCCCAGCCAACCACTGTTGGTAAACGGGCTACGCTGTGGTGCTACGATCTGATTCTGGATCTGGAAGAGATTGAATACCGAATCGAAAAGCTCCGCTTCCGGGGTGTGAAGGGGACAACGGGTACCCAGGCAACATTCCTGCAACTCTTCAAAGGTGATCATGCGAAAGTCGACGAACTCGATCGCCGCGTCACGGAAAAGTTGGGCTTCAAAGATCGCTATGCAGTCACCGGGCAGACCTATTCACGAAAAGTCGATGCCCAGGTACTCAGTGCCCTCAGTGGTATCGGACAATCGGCGCACAAGGCAGGAAATGATGTGCGTATTCTGCAGAACCGCAAAGAACTGGAAGAACCGTTCGAGAAGAATCAGATTGGTTCATCTGCCATGGCTTACAAACGCAACCCCATGCGTTCCGAACGGATGTGTTCGCTGGCTCGCTTCGCGATCAGCCTGACTGCGAATGCCGAAGATACCGCAGCCACCCAGTGGATGGAGCGGACGCTGGACGACAGTGCCAACCGTCGATTGTCGCTGCCGCAATCATTTCTGGCCATTGATGCAGTGCTGATTCTGTATCGCAACATTGTCGATGGCATGGTCGTCTATCCCAAGGTGATTGAGAAGCACCTCAATGAGGAACTTCCCTTCATGGCGACTGAAGAGTTCCTGATGGCAGGCGTCGAAGCGGGCGGTGATCGTCAGGAGCTTCACGAACGGATCCGCGTGCATAGTCAGGCTGCCGGAGCGGAAGTGAAAGTACGGGGCGGTCAAAATGATCTGATCGAACGCCTGCAGAAAGATGCGGCTTTCGCCGGCTGTGATCTGGCCAGCGCCCTGGATGCCCGAAAATACATCGGCCGGGCTCCGGAACAGGTTGATGCCTTTATCGCGGAAATCGTGGATCCAGTTCGGCAGCGATATCAGGCCGACCTCGATCAGTCAGTTGAGGATCTCAAGGTCTGAAACTCTCCTGAATCCACTTTGTTCCCTGTGAAAATAAAGACGCCCCGATGGAAGACCATCGGGGCGCCTCAGGGACTATAGTAGTGCCTTGCTACGTCAGTACTTCTTTAATGACGCGTGCTTCTTCGACACCAGTGAGTTTGGTGTCCAGGCCCTGGAATTCAACGCTGAAGCGTTTGTGATCAATTCCTAAGAGATGCAGCATGGTTGCATGCAGATCACGCACGTGTACTATGTTTTCAACGGAATTATAGCCTAGTTCGTCTGTATTACCATAAGAAATTCCACCTTTTATCCCTCCACCGGCCATCCACATGGAAAAACCTTTAATGTGATGGTCCCGGCCGGCGCCTCCCTTGCCCTGGAACATGGGTGTTCTGCCAAATTCCCCTCCCCAGATCACGAGGGTTTCATCCA
This region includes:
- a CDS encoding metal-dependent transcriptional regulator, with product MNATSLTVENYLKAILQISLQSGSEWISTGELARYMDVAPGTVTSMLKTLKQSKLVEYRPYEGASLTEAGKHSAIRVLRRHRLIELFLFQTLKLTWDQIHAEAENMEHAVSDFLVDHIDEYLGFPEADPHGDPIPSIDGRMRRAYPNLTTLAACQPGTHVKIVQVTDQETEFLRFLSRSGLQLGSQGVVKEKNSEAGIVVSEWNGQMLSMGVHVAENVKVVPVEAA
- the purB gene encoding adenylosuccinate lyase, whose protein sequence is MSHLTYENPLISRYASKEMSQIWSAQKKHSTWRRLWVALAESQHEMGLPVTREQVESLRSAIDDIDFELAAKAEKDLRHDVMAHVHTYGERCPDAKAIIHLGATSCFVTDNSELVMIRESLEQVRKRLVAVIDQLAKFAAEYRDLPCLGFTHLQPAQPTTVGKRATLWCYDLILDLEEIEYRIEKLRFRGVKGTTGTQATFLQLFKGDHAKVDELDRRVTEKLGFKDRYAVTGQTYSRKVDAQVLSALSGIGQSAHKAGNDVRILQNRKELEEPFEKNQIGSSAMAYKRNPMRSERMCSLARFAISLTANAEDTAATQWMERTLDDSANRRLSLPQSFLAIDAVLILYRNIVDGMVVYPKVIEKHLNEELPFMATEEFLMAGVEAGGDRQELHERIRVHSQAAGAEVKVRGGQNDLIERLQKDAAFAGCDLASALDARKYIGRAPEQVDAFIAEIVDPVRQRYQADLDQSVEDLKV